GAAACAATGAGCACGGACGACAACCAGCAGGCACGAGAGCAGTTGATCGACCTCGCGGCGCAGTTCTACGACCAGTTCGAACTGGGCGAGATTCCCCACATGTCCGTGCCGACGCGGACGAAGAACAACATCGAGTACGACGAGGAGATGGATGTCTGGGTGTACGGCGACCGCGAGTCGACCCGGTCGGCCAACTCCGTCCGCGGGGCGCGAAAGCTCCTGAAGGCGATCTACACGATCGAATTCCTCTCGGAACAACTCGAGGAGGACCGCTCCTCGACCCTGCGTGAACTCTACTACCTCTCGGAGAGCTGGGACAACGACGAGGCCCAGTTCAACGATCAGGACGAGTCGAACAGCATGGTCGAGGACTTAGAAATCGTCTCCGGCGTCACTCGCGAGGACTTCCACATGCGCCCGGAGGAATCGGGGGCGACGATCATGGGGCCGCTGTTCCTCCGCGAGCAGACCCGCCGCGGCGAGCGCGAGATTCACTGTCAGGAGGACGTCGGCGAGGGCGGCTATCAGATCCCGAACAACCCCGACACGATCGAGTTCCTCGACAACGACGCCGACTTCATCCTCGCGGTGGAGACCGGTGGGATGCGCGATCGGCTCGTCGAGAACGGCTTCGACGAGGAGTACAACGCCCTGATCGTCCACCTCAAGGGCCAGCCCGCGCGGGCGACCCGTCGAATCACCAAGCGACTCCACGACGAGCTCGGGCTTCCCGTGACGGTGTTTACGGACGGCGACCCGTGGTCGTATCGCATCTACGGCTCCGTCGCCTACGGCTCGATCAAGTCGGCCCACCTTTCGGAGTACCTCGCGACCCCCGAGGCCGACTTCATCGGCATCCAGCCCGCCGACATCGTCGAGTACGAACTGCCGTCCGATCCGCTGTCCGATTCGGATATCAACGCCCTCGAGAGCGAACTCGAGGACCCGCGCTTCCAGACCGACTACTGGGAAGAACAGATCGAACTGCAACTCGACCTCGGGAAGAAGTCCGAACAGCAGTCGCTGGCATCTCGCGGCCTGGACTTCGTGACGGATACCTATCTGCCCGATCGGCTGGACGACATGGGCGTCCTCTAAGAGGACGTCGACCCGGTTTTCGGTAACTATCTGCTAGTATTATTGGTATACGAGGAGTCCGTAGCGGACGATAGCCTCCTCGAGTCGTGATCGCCGATTCCCTGTGACTGCAGGTACAACGGGTTCCCGTCTGTGGAGAGTGGTATCCTCTAGACTTGTATGGCCGACGACAAAGACAGCGAACGGCCGACGCACAGCGATCCGGACGAGGAGGCGATCGACGAGCCCACGACCTCGAGCGCGCAGGAAGCCGACGAGACCGCGTGGATGATGAAAGAGGGGGTCACGATCGGCCTCATCGCGATCGGTGCCATGATCGCGCTCGGGGTCGGTCTGATGCAGGCGTCCGGACTCATCGATTTCTTCGCTCCGATCGCGGACAGCGGGATCGGACAATGGGTTGCGTTCGGCGCGCTGATCCTCGTCGGAATCGCGGTGTTCGCCTGGTCCCGAAAGGGGGTCTAATCGACGGTTTGCGCCCCCATCTCACCCATCGAGGACGACCGGAACGCCGCGTCTCGCGACGTCGACGACGAACGCGTCCTCGTCGGTTTCGATCGCGTCGAACGTATCGTAGTGGACCGGCAGGACGAGGTCGGGGTCGATCGCGTCGGCCAGCGACGCGGCCTCGCGGCGATCCATCGTGAACGTGCCGCCGATCGGCGGCAGGAACAGGTCGACGTCCAGCTCCTCGTGAAACGGGAACGCGTCGGTATCGCCCGGCCAGAACGCGGTCGTACCGTCGATAGTAACGCCGAACCCACAGCCCCGTCCCTCGGGATGGTAAGGCGTTCCGTGTTCGTCGGTGTGGGGGCCGTCCGGATCGTTGTACGCCGGCGTCGTGAACAGATCGAGCGGCCCGAGGACGAACGACTCGTCCGCCCGAACGCGCTCGACCTCGAACGGGAGGCGTTCGGGCCGCTCGTCGACGCCATCGACCTCGGCGGCGTCGATCGACTCGTGAATCACGATCAGCGCGTCCTCGCGGGCGACCCGCCGAATCGCGTCCGGGTCGTAGTGGTGATCGTGAGAGACGAGGATCAGATCGCCGTCGCGAGCCTCGTAGTCGTCCAGGAACCCGTACCGTTCCGGGCCGGGGTCCGTATAGACGACCGCGCCGGTCTGTCCCTCGAGGCGGACGGTCGCGAGGCCGAACCAGTCGACGGTCACCGCGTCGAATCGGACGGTCATTGCCGGGTTCTTTCTCGAGCAGGCCGAAAAGTGTTCGACTCGTGATCGGCCGGGACTCGTCCGTCTCGAGTCAGGGGATCCGGACCGAGTGCTCGAGCGTGCCCACGCCTTCGACCTCGATTTCGACGTCGTCGCCGTCCTCGAGCGGGCCGACGCCCTCGGGCGTCCCGGTCGCGATCACGTCGCCCGGCTCGAGCGTGAGGTAGGTCGTGATCTCGGCGATCAGTTCGGGAATCGAGAAGATGAGTTGCTCGCGGGAGCCATCCTGTTTGAGTTCGCCGTTGACGCGCGATCGGACGAACGCGTCGCCGGGGACTTCGTCGGGGGTCGCGAGGACGGGCCCCATGGGCGCCGCCCCGTCGAACGCTTTGCCGCGGATCCAGTTCTGCTCCTGGCGCTGGTCGTCGCGGTTCGAAACGTCGTTCACGCAGGTAAAGCCCTGCACGACGTCCATCGCGTCGGCTTCGGAGACGTGGCGACACTGCTCGCCGATGACGACGCCGAGTTCGGCCTCGTGGTCGATCCGCTCTTTGCCCGCGGGAACGGTCACCGCGTCGCCGTGAGCCGCGAGCGCGTTCGGTGGCTTCAGGAAGAGCATCGGGCGGTCGGGGAGGTCAGATCCCATCTCGTCGGCGTGATCGGCGTAGTTACGTCCGATACAGACGACCTTCGACGGCTCCGACGGCGGCAACACGTCGATCTCGTCGCTCGCGAGGTCGTAGCTCTCGTTCGCGAAGTGAACGGTTCCGTTCTCGTACTCGCCGCGGCGGACTGCACCGGCCGGGTCGCGAAAGCGGACGTATTTCATGCTCGGTGGAATGGTCGCAGGGGGTAAAAAGGATTGAGAAGCCGGTCAGTTCGAGGGTTCGGTTCGCGAATCGCCGAGCTACGCGTACGCCTCGAGTTCCGCGTAGGCCTCCCGCGCCGCGCGATCGGGCTCGTCGGGGTAGGTGTAGAGCTCGAGCGTCGCGAAGCCGTCGTAGCCGATATCCTCGAGCGCGTCGAAGATCGTTCGGAAGTCCAGATCGCCCTCGCCGGGGATTCGATGGTAGTGTTTCCCGCGGCGGCCGCCGACGATGTCCTCGAGGTGGACGCCGGTGATGGAGCCGGCGCTGGCGCGGATGCTCTCCGCGACGTCCTCGCCGTAGACGGCCGCGTGGCCGACGTCGAGGTTGACCCCCAGCGAGTCCCGGCCGATCTCGTCGATCAGGGCGAGTACCTCCTCGGTGTTCTCGATCAGCAACTCGGGCTCGAACTCGATACCGACGTCGACCCCGCGCGGCTCGGCGTAGTCGAGGATCTCGTGGAGCGATTGGTGGAGGTACTCTCGAGCCTCCTCTGGCACCGTTCCCGGTAGCGGGCGACCACTCGCGAGACAGACCGCCGGTGAGCCGACGGTGGCGGCGAGATCGATCGCCCGCTTCGTGTACGCGACGCGCCACTCGCGGGCCTCGTCGTCGGCGCGGATCACGCTCGGCTCGAAGAACGACGACGGCGGCGCGTCGTCGTAGTAGCCCATCGCCGTATTCGCGTTGATATTCGAGACGGCGAGGTCGGTTTCCTCGAGGGCCTCGCGGACTGTCTCGCGGTCGTCGTCCCCGAATTCGGGGAAGTAGGCGTGGGGGTCGTCGCCGAGGAGTTCGACTCCGGCGTAGCCGTGGTCGGCGATCCGCCGAACGGCTTCGGGGAGGGAGTGGCGCGTGTACGCGTTCGTCGAGAAAGCGAGTTCGACCATCGATCTGTGCCTCGTACACCGAAGTGCCACTAATTCGTTGGCCCGTCACACTCGCACGATGGTCGAACCGGCGTACTGTGAGGGTGTCCGTGCGGTGGCGCGTGGAAACTCACGTCACGTCGAACGCGCGCGACAGTCCCACCGCCGGAACGAGAAAAACGCCAGCCGCGAGTCCCCAGCGAACGCCGACGGTGGCGGCGAAAGCCGCGTCGAGCAACACGAGCCCGAGGACGCACGCGCCGACCGCCGGCCCGACGGTACTCGGCACCGGATCGGCGAACGCGGCCCGCAGCGGTCGGCCGACCCACCAGCAGAACGCGGTCGCGAAGGCGAGGGCGACGGCGGCCTCGAGCGCCGTCGGCTCGACGCCCGCGAGGAACCAGCCGAGGGCGAGCACCGCCGCGACCGCACCCGCGGAAGCGACAGCGACGGCTCGCCGATTCCCGCCCTCGGTCTCCCGCGCGGCCATGAACGTGACGGCGGCGATGTACGCGGTGACGACCGCGGGCACGGCCAGGAGTCGACGCGGCGACTCGAGGACCGCGGCTCCGGCCACCGTCGTCCCGAGCACGACGTTCAGCCCGCGAGCAGTTCCCATCGCGAGGAACCCGACGGCGGATCCCTTCAGGAGGCCGTCGTAGGCGACGATCGCGACGGCGACCAGCCCGGCGGCGACGCCAGCCGGGCCGCCCGCGACGGCGAACGCGACCGCGACGGCGGCGAGGAGGAGTGCGAACCCGAGTCCGAACGCCGTGCGTCGGGATACCCGACCGGACGGAATCGGCCGCTCGGGTCGCTCTCGAGCGTCGACCGGGGCGTCGAAGGCGTCGTTGAGCGTCGTCCCGCCGGCGTAGAGAAGCACCGACCCGAGCGCGAGTCCGGCGACTCTCGTCGGCAGCGGCGTCCCACCGGCGAGAGCCACCAGCGCGGCGCCGAGAATCACGTCCGGCGGCGCGGTGAAGAGATTCGGAAGGCGGACCAGTTCGGCGTACCCGACGAGGATCGCCTGCAGGTCGCTCCGGCCGTCGTCGTCGACTGCGTTCGCCCGCTCGTCGCGATCCGACGACGCGCCGCCGGCCACCCTACGCCCACCCGCGTTCCTCGAGGTAGTCCATCGCCGCCCGCGCGGTCTCGATCGGCGTCTCCTCGTAGGGGTAGAGTTCGACGGTGACGAAGCCGTCGTAGCCGCGGTTCTCGAGTTCGCCGAGGAAGGCGTCGATATCCATCGCGCCGTCTCCGAGTTGGGTGTGCTCGTGGCTCCGGTCGGCCGGGATGTCCTCGAGGTGGTAGTGGCTCGTGTGCTCCCAGAGCGGTTCGACGAGGTCGGCGGGATCCTCGCCGACGCAGTAGAAGTGGCCGGCGTCGAAGTTACACCGCACGCGTTCGGAGCCGACCCGATCGAGTAGTGTGAGGAATTCGCCGCCGGTTTCGATCAGCAGGTCGGGCTCGGGTTCGACGAGGAGGTCGACCTCCAGCTCCTCGGCTCTCGGGACGACTTGCTCGAGGCTGTCGACGAAGGTGTCCGTCGCCCACTCGCGAGACTTGCCGTCGGGGATCGGTCCGCCTGGTTCGATCGAGATGTAGGGCAGCTCGAGGTCGGCCGCGGTTTCGAGCGCCGCGAGGGTGTAGTCGATCCGTTTCTGCCGGTATGCTTCGTCGGGCTCGATGTACGAGGGATGATGGAAGTCCTCGATCGCGGTCAGCATGAACGCGTTGCCGTTGCTGACGGCGATATCGTGTCGCTGTAGGACGTCCGCGACGCGCTTGATTTCCTCCTCGGTACAGTCGGGCGGGTACAGGTGTGGCTCGTCGAGCAGAATCTCGCCGCCGTCGTATCCCGCGTCGGCGATGGCTTCGATCGCGTCCTCGAGTTGGTACTCCCGGAAGGCGTTGGTGGAGAAACCGAACTGCATGCGTTCAGGCCTCGTAGTCGAAGTTCGGCGACTGGTCGAAGAACTCGTAGGGGTTCTCGAAGACGACCTTCCGAACCTCCTCGCGGTCCCAGCCCCGATCGAGCATCTCGTCGCGGGCCTTCGGCACCGCGAGCGGGTCCGAGGGATCCCAGTCGGCGGCGCTGTTGAAGATCATATTGTCGGTGCCGTACTCCTCGAGCAGGTCGATCGCCGACCCGGTCTCGATCTTGCCAGGGTAGAGCGTGAAGCCTATCCAGCAGTCCGTACGGGTCGAGATATCGATCGTGTTCTCCGTATTGTGATCGATGATGATCCGCTCCTGCGTGACGCCCATCTCTTCGACGATCTCGACGATGCGCTCGGTGCCCGACGGCTTGTCAGTGTGTGGGGTGTGGATAATGACCGGAAGCTCGCGCTCTTCAGCGATCTCGAGCTGGCGGCGGAACGCCCACTCCTCGTCGTCGGTGACTTGATCGAAGCCGATCTCGCCGACGCCGACGACGGGGTCGCGCTCGAGGTACTCCGGAATTCGGTCGAGGACGTCTTCGGCCATGTCGCGGTAGTTGGCTTCCTTCGGCTCGAGGCCGATCGTCACGTAATGGTCCATGTTGGCGGCTCGCTCGGCGCGATCGGTTTCGTGTTCGATGATCTGCTCGAAGTAGTCGAAGAACGATCCCGCGTTGTGTTTGTCCTGGCCGCTCCAGAACGCCGGCTCGATGCAGCACTCGATACCCGCTCGCCGCGCCCGTCGGTAGTCCTCGGCCGAGCGCGATACCATGTGCATGTGAGGATCGATAATCCGCATACCCGCCGTCCGACGAACGGACGGTTTGGTGCTGTGATCGTTCGCTCGACAAATCCGGCGTTGATCCCGACGAATCGACTCCTCCTCCGCTGGAATACGGCGTTACGGCCGATCAAAGCCGAATTACTTCCGCTACGGAAGCCATAACGAAACCGGTTCGGACCTCACGTTCGTGGGAATGATCCCGACCGAACGAGCGATCGGAGTGGACGGGTGGCGCGCGATCGATCCCGGGGGCAGCGGGCGGTCGCAATTCGATAACTGTTACCCGTCGAGCGGGGAGGATTCGCGATGAGTCAGGGGGCGGATAGACCGGCCGACGAGCGAACTGGGGTCTGGCTCGTCGGTGCCCGCGGGAACGTCGCGACGATGGCGATCGTCGGTGCCCGCGCGATCGCCGGCGGGAGTACCGGGACGACCGGAATGGTCACGGAACGCGAGCCGGTCTCGAGCCTCGAGCTCCCGCCGATCGAGGGCCTGGTCTTCGGCGGCCACGACATCGAACCGGAATCGCTCGTCGCGCAGGCCGAACGCCAACGCGATCGGAACGGCGTCCCTGACGCGGACACGCTCGAGGCAGTCCGGGACGACCTCGCCGAAATCGACGAGCGGATCGAGGTCGGGACGGCGATCAACTGCGGGGCCGCCCTCTCGGCTGAGAGCGAACAGTTAGACGAGGAGCTGGCGATTCGAGACGTCGTCGAGCAGATTGGTGACGATTACGAGTCGTTCCGCGACCGCCACGACCTCGAGCGGCTCGTGGTCGTCAACGTCGCCTCGACGGAACCGGAACTGTCCGATCCGACGCGATACGACAGCCACGACGCCCTCGAGCGGGCTATCGACGAGGACGACCGCGACCTGCCCGCGAGCGTCCTCTACGCCTATGCCGCGATAGCCGGCGGGCATCCGTTCGTCAACTTCACGCCGAGTACGGGCAACGCGCTCGGCGGGGTCCGCGAGTTCGCGGCCGAAAACGAGGTTCCCCACACGGGACGCGACGCCAAGACCGGCGAGACGCTCGTCAAGTCCGCACTGGCCCCCATGTTCGCCGGACGCAACCTCCACGTCATGAGCTGGGAGGGGCACAATATCCTCGGAAACAAGGACGGCCTCGTTCTCGAGGACGAGGCGAACGCCGCGGGCAAGCTGGCGACCAAAGGCGACGTGCTCGACTCGATCCTGCCCGACATCGGCCACAACCGGGTCCGGATCGACTATACCCCGTCGCTGGCCGACTGGAAGACGGCCTGGGACTACATCCACTTCGAGGGGTTCCTCGAGACGGAGATGAAAATGCAGTTCACCTGGGAGGGCTCCGACTCCGCGCTGGCCGCGCCGCTCGTCCTCGATCTGGTGCGCCTGATCGCCCACGCCGACGAACACGGACACGGCGGACTCCAGCCCCAGCTCGCGTCGTTCTTCAAAGCGCCGCTCGGCGTCGAAGAGCACGACTTCTCCCTGCAGCTCAATCGCCTGTACGACTACGCCGAGAGGTACCGCTGACCGCGACCACCATCTGCCCACAGTGAAACCATGACCGAACCGACGATTCCCGCCGCGACTGACAGTGCCGGACGCGTGATCGTTCTCGACGTCGTCGGCCTCCAACCGCAGCACGTCGACGCCGATCGAACGCCGACCCTCGAGTCGTTCTTTCCGGCCGAATCGATGACCGACCTCCGACCGCCCTTCCCCGCCGTGACGGTTCCCGTCCAGACGACGCTCGCGACCGGACGGGGGCCCGGCGAGCACGGCGACGTCTCGAGCGGCGAGTACGACCGCGAGCGCGACGCCGCGGAGTTCTGGGAGCGTGATCGCGGCGACCGCGATCGGCTTTGGGAGACGGCCAGCGACGAGGCCGGACTGACCACCGGCGTATTGAACTTCCAGCACCTGATCGGGACGAGCGCCGACGTCGCGGTCACCCCCTCGCCGATCGAGGACGAGAACAACGACATCCTCGAGATGAACTGCTGGACGAACCCGGACGGCTTCTACGACGATCTCCGGGCGGAGCTGGGGCACTTCCCGCTGCACAACTACTGGGGTCCCGGCGCGAACGAAGCGGGGAGTCGGTGGATCCTGTCGGCCGCCCGCGAGGCGATCGATCGGTTCGATACCGATCTCCTCTGGGTCTACGTCCCCCACCTGGACTACGTCGGCCAGAGCGACGGCCCCGGAAGCGACGCCTTCGCGGAGGAAACCGAAGTCGTCGACGGCCTCCTCGATGAGTTCCTCGAGTTCCTCTCCGAAACCGACCGTTGGGACGAGACCGTCCTCGCGCTCGTCAGCGAGTACGGCTTTCACGGCGTGGATCAGCCGGTGTTCCCCAACCGCGCCCTCCGCGACGCCGGCCTGCTCGAGACGGCCGGCGATGGCGACGTCGACCTCGCCGCCTCGGGCGCGTTCGCCATGGTCGACCACCAGATCGCACACGTCTACGTCGACGAGGGGGCGATCGAGGCCGCTCGCGACGCACTTGAGGAGCTCGAGGGGATCGATTCCGTGCTCGAGGAGGCGAGCAAGGCCGAGCGCGGGATCGATCACCCGAACGCCGGCGAGTTCGTCCTCGTCGCAGCGCCGAACGCCTGGTTCCAGTACTACTGGTGGGACGACCGCGCGAACGCACCGCCGTACGCGACCGAGATGGACATTCACGCGAAGCCCGGCTTCGACCCCTGCGAGCTGTTCTTCGGCGACGACGGACTCGTCTCGCTGGACGCGTCGAAAGTGAGCGGGTCCCACGGCCGCGTCGACGAGTCCGCCTACGGGTGTTTCGGACTCGGGGGGCCGGCAGCACCCGCGCTCGAGGGGAACGATCCGGTCGACGCGATCGACGTGGCCCCGACGATCGCGGATCTGCTCGCGCTCGAGGGGGAGTTATCGATGCCGTTCGAGGGCTCGTCGCTTCGGCGCGGGTAGGTCGGTTGACGTCCTCGAGTGCCAGTTCGAGATTGCTGTCGGAGAGATAACGGGTCAGCGTGCGTGATATCGTGCCACTGCTGGATCGGAACGGAACGCTTTTCATTAGCCCTCGGCAACAACCAGTTGCGAAGTACGCTCCGTTGGCGAGACGGACGAAGTCCGTCGAGGCTCGGTGCGTGAACGCTCCGTTGGTGTAGTCCGGCCAATCATTTCGGCCTTTCGAGCCGATGACCTGGGTTCAAATCCCAGACGGAGCACTCTTCTGAGGAACGAAATGGGAAAGAGGAAGCGTACGCTCTGGGATTTGAATGAGAGAAACGAGCCCAGGGGCGTATCGCGTGATTCCGGTCCCGAAGTGGCCGTCCGTGCGATTCCCGTTCAGCGACGATATCGTCGCTTTCGAGACGGCGAACGAATTGTCGGTCGTAAATCGGCCGTCGTCCGTGGTATGTGCAACCTTCGTACACGAAGAGCTGGACGAGCTCGCAATCCGATCCGATTACGCCTATCCACGACTTAACCGCATCCATCACTACACCGACTCACTGGAATCGGATAGAACTGTATATTCGTAAACCCCTAATATGAGGAGAGCTTCATAACACACAATGACGTACGAACACTTAGATTCCGATCTGGTGAACGAGCTACTCGACGACGGCCGCGCGAGTCTCCGCAGCCTCGCCGAAGAACTCGACGTCTCCGTGACGACCGTTTCGAACCACCTCTCCGATCTCGAGGAGGAGGGCGTGATCGAAGGATACACGCCGAAAGTCGACTACGATGCGGTCGGCTACGACGTCACGGCCGTTATGCAGCTCAAAGCCGAAGGGAACGCGCTTCCCGAGATCACGGAAACGCTGAAAGACCACCGTCAAATGATCTCCGTCTACGAGGTCACCGGCGACTACGACGTGATCGCCATCGGCAAGTTCAAAGACACCGACGATATGAACGATCAGATCAAGACGCTGATCACCGATCCGGACATCAACCAGTCGAACACGAGCATCGTCCTCAACGCGGTCTCCGAAAACGAGCAGTTCGAGCTCGATACGGAGTAACCGGCCGTCGTCCTCGAGACGTCGATAGAAACGACCGGACACGAGGACGGAGTTGGATCCCCTTCTCGAGGCGATTTTCCGCGTGCCACGTCTGCGGTCAGTTGCGGTTCCCGGATCCGTCGCGGGTGTGACTCAGAGGTAATTTGCGAGCCAGTACGCGACGTAGAGGCCGAACAGAGCGATTCCGCCGACGCGCGTGACTCGTCCGCGTGCGAGCATGGCGGTCACGATGAGCAGGCTGGCGGCGAGGAACGGCCAGTGGACCGTCAGGACGTCGCCGCCCGTGCCAACTGGGTGGAGAAGGGCGATGAGTCCGACGTTTGCAGTCATGTAGAAGACCGTGCTGCCGACGACGTTCCCGACGGCGAGCTCCGGTCGATTCTGCCGGACCGGTTCGACGGTGAGCGCCAGCTCCTCGATCGACGCGATGAAACTCAACACCGTCGCGCCGAAGGCCAGCTCCGAGATGCCGAACGCGACGAAGATCCCCTCGGCGCTGACCACCGTAATTCCGGAACCGATCGTCATCCCGACGACCGCGAGGACGGCCACGCCGAGATTGAAGTGCCCGCTCCGACGCTCGAACGACGGGACGAACTCGTCGATATCGAGGTCGACGTCCGTCCGCACCAGCCCGTCCGGTTCGTTGCCGCCGTCCGGCGCTTCTCCGGCCGCTCGAGGCTCGATATCGACGACCTCCGTCACTTCCTCCGAGAGCAGGTAGGTCGTTTCGGACCGGCTC
This portion of the Natrinema salinisoli genome encodes:
- a CDS encoding MBL fold metallo-hydrolase produces the protein MTVRFDAVTVDWFGLATVRLEGQTGAVVYTDPGPERYGFLDDYEARDGDLILVSHDHHYDPDAIRRVAREDALIVIHESIDAAEVDGVDERPERLPFEVERVRADESFVLGPLDLFTTPAYNDPDGPHTDEHGTPYHPEGRGCGFGVTIDGTTAFWPGDTDAFPFHEELDVDLFLPPIGGTFTMDRREAASLADAIDPDLVLPVHYDTFDAIETDEDAFVVDVARRGVPVVLDG
- a CDS encoding fumarylacetoacetate hydrolase family protein translates to MKYVRFRDPAGAVRRGEYENGTVHFANESYDLASDEIDVLPPSEPSKVVCIGRNYADHADEMGSDLPDRPMLFLKPPNALAAHGDAVTVPAGKERIDHEAELGVVIGEQCRHVSEADAMDVVQGFTCVNDVSNRDDQRQEQNWIRGKAFDGAAPMGPVLATPDEVPGDAFVRSRVNGELKQDGSREQLIFSIPELIAEITTYLTLEPGDVIATGTPEGVGPLEDGDDVEIEVEGVGTLEHSVRIP
- a CDS encoding inositol-3-phosphate synthase, with the protein product MSQGADRPADERTGVWLVGARGNVATMAIVGARAIAGGSTGTTGMVTEREPVSSLELPPIEGLVFGGHDIEPESLVAQAERQRDRNGVPDADTLEAVRDDLAEIDERIEVGTAINCGAALSAESEQLDEELAIRDVVEQIGDDYESFRDRHDLERLVVVNVASTEPELSDPTRYDSHDALERAIDEDDRDLPASVLYAYAAIAGGHPFVNFTPSTGNALGGVREFAAENEVPHTGRDAKTGETLVKSALAPMFAGRNLHVMSWEGHNILGNKDGLVLEDEANAAGKLATKGDVLDSILPDIGHNRVRIDYTPSLADWKTAWDYIHFEGFLETEMKMQFTWEGSDSALAAPLVLDLVRLIAHADEHGHGGLQPQLASFFKAPLGVEEHDFSLQLNRLYDYAERYR
- a CDS encoding alkaline phosphatase family protein, producing MTEPTIPAATDSAGRVIVLDVVGLQPQHVDADRTPTLESFFPAESMTDLRPPFPAVTVPVQTTLATGRGPGEHGDVSSGEYDRERDAAEFWERDRGDRDRLWETASDEAGLTTGVLNFQHLIGTSADVAVTPSPIEDENNDILEMNCWTNPDGFYDDLRAELGHFPLHNYWGPGANEAGSRWILSAAREAIDRFDTDLLWVYVPHLDYVGQSDGPGSDAFAEETEVVDGLLDEFLEFLSETDRWDETVLALVSEYGFHGVDQPVFPNRALRDAGLLETAGDGDVDLAASGAFAMVDHQIAHVYVDEGAIEAARDALEELEGIDSVLEEASKAERGIDHPNAGEFVLVAAPNAWFQYYWWDDRANAPPYATEMDIHAKPGFDPCELFFGDDGLVSLDASKVSGSHGRVDESAYGCFGLGGPAAPALEGNDPVDAIDVAPTIADLLALEGELSMPFEGSSLRRG
- a CDS encoding UbiA family prenyltransferase, translating into MAGGASSDRDERANAVDDDGRSDLQAILVGYAELVRLPNLFTAPPDVILGAALVALAGGTPLPTRVAGLALGSVLLYAGGTTLNDAFDAPVDARERPERPIPSGRVSRRTAFGLGFALLLAAVAVAFAVAGGPAGVAAGLVAVAIVAYDGLLKGSAVGFLAMGTARGLNVVLGTTVAGAAVLESPRRLLAVPAVVTAYIAAVTFMAARETEGGNRRAVAVASAGAVAAVLALGWFLAGVEPTALEAAVALAFATAFCWWVGRPLRAAFADPVPSTVGPAVGACVLGLVLLDAAFAATVGVRWGLAAGVFLVPAVGLSRAFDVT
- the lrp gene encoding HTH-type transcriptional regulator Lrp — protein: MTYEHLDSDLVNELLDDGRASLRSLAEELDVSVTTVSNHLSDLEEEGVIEGYTPKVDYDAVGYDVTAVMQLKAEGNALPEITETLKDHRQMISVYEVTGDYDVIAIGKFKDTDDMNDQIKTLITDPDINQSNTSIVLNAVSENEQFELDTE
- a CDS encoding TatD family hydrolase encodes the protein MRIIDPHMHMVSRSAEDYRRARRAGIECCIEPAFWSGQDKHNAGSFFDYFEQIIEHETDRAERAANMDHYVTIGLEPKEANYRDMAEDVLDRIPEYLERDPVVGVGEIGFDQVTDDEEWAFRRQLEIAEERELPVIIHTPHTDKPSGTERIVEIVEEMGVTQERIIIDHNTENTIDISTRTDCWIGFTLYPGKIETGSAIDLLEEYGTDNMIFNSAADWDPSDPLAVPKARDEMLDRGWDREEVRKVVFENPYEFFDQSPNFDYEA
- a CDS encoding DNA topoisomerase IV subunit A codes for the protein MSTDDNQQAREQLIDLAAQFYDQFELGEIPHMSVPTRTKNNIEYDEEMDVWVYGDRESTRSANSVRGARKLLKAIYTIEFLSEQLEEDRSSTLRELYYLSESWDNDEAQFNDQDESNSMVEDLEIVSGVTREDFHMRPEESGATIMGPLFLREQTRRGEREIHCQEDVGEGGYQIPNNPDTIEFLDNDADFILAVETGGMRDRLVENGFDEEYNALIVHLKGQPARATRRITKRLHDELGLPVTVFTDGDPWSYRIYGSVAYGSIKSAHLSEYLATPEADFIGIQPADIVEYELPSDPLSDSDINALESELEDPRFQTDYWEEQIELQLDLGKKSEQQSLASRGLDFVTDTYLPDRLDDMGVL
- a CDS encoding sugar phosphate isomerase/epimerase family protein, whose protein sequence is MQFGFSTNAFREYQLEDAIEAIADAGYDGGEILLDEPHLYPPDCTEEEIKRVADVLQRHDIAVSNGNAFMLTAIEDFHHPSYIEPDEAYRQKRIDYTLAALETAADLELPYISIEPGGPIPDGKSREWATDTFVDSLEQVVPRAEELEVDLLVEPEPDLLIETGGEFLTLLDRVGSERVRCNFDAGHFYCVGEDPADLVEPLWEHTSHYHLEDIPADRSHEHTQLGDGAMDIDAFLGELENRGYDGFVTVELYPYEETPIETARAAMDYLEERGWA
- a CDS encoding sugar phosphate isomerase/epimerase family protein; protein product: MVELAFSTNAYTRHSLPEAVRRIADHGYAGVELLGDDPHAYFPEFGDDDRETVREALEETDLAVSNINANTAMGYYDDAPPSSFFEPSVIRADDEAREWRVAYTKRAIDLAATVGSPAVCLASGRPLPGTVPEEAREYLHQSLHEILDYAEPRGVDVGIEFEPELLIENTEEVLALIDEIGRDSLGVNLDVGHAAVYGEDVAESIRASAGSITGVHLEDIVGGRRGKHYHRIPGEGDLDFRTIFDALEDIGYDGFATLELYTYPDEPDRAAREAYAELEAYA
- a CDS encoding sodium:calcium antiporter, encoding MVVPDSPVALVGLFLVGVVLVIWCVEVFIEAVAQSAVSLGISGFFLAVVLAGVDLENAVLGVTAAFVDLPALALGTVFGESLFVLAVAVGLAAILVPFRMDVPRAYLLMLVLVPLPAFALSIGGTIDPLEGAALLALFVPLLAYIFWHESRSETTYLLSEEVTEVVDIEPRAAGEAPDGGNEPDGLVRTDVDLDIDEFVPSFERRSGHFNLGVAVLAVVGMTIGSGITVVSAEGIFVAFGISELAFGATVLSFIASIEELALTVEPVRQNRPELAVGNVVGSTVFYMTANVGLIALLHPVGTGGDVLTVHWPFLAASLLIVTAMLARGRVTRVGGIALFGLYVAYWLANYL